In Desulfobacterales bacterium, a genomic segment contains:
- a CDS encoding HD domain-containing protein, whose amino-acid sequence MKCPGQDSRYWKNDSIFEVKCPKCGSFVEFFKDDTARKCPKCEHRFANPNMDFGCASYCKYAEQCIGSLPNEVLEKKDNLLKDRVALDMKKYFQSDFKRIGHASKVARYAEKIAQIEGGDMAVIIIASYLHDIGIHEAERKYESTAPKYQEKEGPPIAKQILLNLSANQELIEEVCDIVGHHHHPRKEESINFKVVYDADRIVNIEDKQKEKALNINTIKKIIEKSFLTETGKKLAEDIFIKGEKK is encoded by the coding sequence ATGAAATGCCCAGGTCAAGACAGTAGATATTGGAAAAACGACTCGATATTTGAAGTAAAATGTCCAAAATGCGGAAGTTTTGTTGAATTTTTTAAAGATGATACGGCAAGAAAATGCCCAAAATGCGAACATCGATTTGCTAATCCTAACATGGATTTTGGCTGCGCATCTTATTGTAAATATGCTGAACAATGTATAGGTTCATTACCGAATGAAGTATTGGAAAAAAAAGACAATCTTCTTAAAGACAGAGTAGCTTTAGATATGAAAAAATATTTTCAAAGCGATTTTAAGCGCATAGGTCATGCTTCGAAAGTAGCTCGCTATGCTGAAAAAATAGCTCAAATCGAAGGTGGAGATATGGCTGTAATAATAATAGCTTCTTATCTTCACGATATAGGTATCCACGAAGCTGAAAGAAAATATGAAAGCACTGCTCCAAAATATCAAGAAAAAGAGGGTCCACCAATCGCAAAACAAATTCTTTTAAATCTTTCAGCGAATCAAGAACTGATTGAAGAAGTTTGTGATATTGTCGGACATCATCATCATCCTCGAAAAGAAGAAAGTATTAATTTTAAAGTAGTATATGATGCCGATAGGATAGTTAATATTGAAGATAAACAAAAGGAAAAAGCTTTAAATATAAATACAATAAAAAAAATAATTGAGAAATCGTTTTTAACAGAAACAGGAAAGAAACTAGCCGAAGATATTTTTATTAAAGGAGAAAAAAAATGA